The segment ACGCGGGGAAagtcctccgtgtgtgtgtgtgtgtgtcatccgTGCCGGGGCAACTGcggctccccaccctccccccctcgCCCCGGGTCCTctccagcccgcccgcccgcccgcgcgcgcaGAGTGAGCGCTGGCCCCTCGCAAGAACGCCAGAGGCCgtggcggcagcagcggcggctcgGGGGCttgggcagcagcagcagcacgggCAGCAGCGGTGGCAGTAGCAGCTCCGGCGCTCGGAGAGAGGGGAAGCATGGAGGACTTAAGAACGGGAGGAAAGGAGGACTTTCCGGAAGCTCCTTTTTCACGTGGTTTATGGTCATTGCATTGCTAGGAGTGTGGGCATCTGTGGCTGTCGTGTGGTTTGATCTTGTTGATTATGAGGAAGTCCTAGGAAAACTAGGAGTCTATGATGCTGATGGTGATGGAGACTTTGATGTGGATGATGCCAAGGTTCTATTAGGACTTAAAGAAAGATCTGCTTCTGAGCCAACATTCCCACCGGAGGAGGCTGAGCCACACGATGAGCCCGAGGTCCAGGCTCCCGGGGGCTCAGAACCCCAGAATATtgaagatgaaataaaagaaCAGATTCGGTCTCTTCTCCATGAAACGGTACACACAGAACATGAAGACCTGCAGCTAGATGCAGATGGACTAGCAGGAGAACCGCGGCCCGAGGATGAGGATGTCCTTCCAGCAGCTGATGTCACTGAGAGAGGGCAGACCCTGGAACCTGGGACATTGTATGAAGAAATTCAGGATAAGTTCTCTGTAGAGCAGACAGTTTTACAGGACCATCATCAGGATATGGAAGAGAGGATGCATAACCAGGAAATCCCAGATCTCAGTGAACCAGTCGTAGAGGATGACAGACTTTCCCCCACCGCAGACGATGTACCATACCAAGATGAATCAGCACATGAGCCTTCAGAAAGTGAAAAGATAGAAATGGCAGATAATGCTGTAGAAGATTCAAACATAGTTCCAGAAGAAGTAAGTGCCCCATCTGTGGAAGAAGACCAGCAGGAAGTAGCACCAGAAACTTAAAGCTTCAAAAAGACTGCCCCTACTACTACAGGAGGACCAGCCAAACCAAAGGCTCCAAAAGATGGCTGAGCTAGATCTTGTGAAGTAATTACAGAGCAGATCAAGATCTTTGGAATGAACACTAAAGATGCTTTGAATGAATTATAGCCCACTGGCATTTTAGTGTATTCTTTTTGGGTTTTCTtcttcgtttttgtttttgtttttttctttaaacaaaattACATGTTACGATACATTCCTGCATGTCTTTTTAAAGTAGCATTAGTGGATCCATtggactcttttcttttttagtttgtttgaaacagctttagtcttatttatGTGAATTTTTCAGACAAGCATAAATACATGAATGATGTAGCAGCAGTTGTCTTGGCAGGGTTTTACTGCATTATTAACAATTACCATTCACTGTGCTGGATTGACTTGTGTACATAGTGTGCTGCAAATGGTGTAAGAGCCCTTGAGAGTGCCTTGCCTTAGCACTCTTCCAACACGTCCTAGAGTCCATGGTTAGCTGCAGTTGCCTGTATCTGCACTGGTATTTGCATCAAATTGTTCTACATTACCATCAAGGAGTCAGGGTCCTACACAGATCTGGAGATTTCTGTAGCTTTAGCTGGCTTATGAGAAATGATGTCCTATTTTGATGGCTGCTTTAAGCAGTCATTAACTAGTTTTTCAACATGAGGAGGGAAAGCTGCAACTGCAGGTTAAGACTTCGGAAGAAAATGGTCTGCCGAATGAATATCTCCTCAGGAATGCCATGGTCCTCAGCAGCAGTAGTATTCagtatttaaacttaaaaaaagggTATGGAAAGAAGTGGCGCACAATTTAACGAGTATCTTAACAGCACTAATAGCACTAGAGATTTGGCTAAGAGCACTAGAGATTGCTCCCTGCCGTTGTTGGTACAGTGGGTGATGACAGTCCTTGGGGAGTTCAAGGTGTGTGAGCGGCACCCACAGGACCATTGCTGCTTACGGATGACCCTATTTCCTATTTGCACTGAAAAGTGTATTCAGTTTCTAATCACCCTTTACTTGAGGCCTGGAAATAGTTGCTGTGATAAGCTTATTCCTTTGTTTGAACAGAGAGCAGCTGCCACTTCGTTTTTGAAAGAGCCACACGCTCTGAAATGAAAAGCATAAGAAGCAGTTTCATGGATTGGTTGGGGGTGTGGTTATGGTGTTAACATTATTTTTAGATAAGGTGACTGTTTTCCTGCTTTTAGGGTAATATCATAGAGAGTATATGTTTCTACCATTATTGACCATCGTTGCAATGTACTGAATTCTGTGTGTTGACTTCATGTGTAATGAAACCTGAAATAAGTCATCAAAAAAAGCAATAATTTTCAAAAGCTGTGATGTGAGAGGCAGGGAGtggttatttaaattattttttaaaagccctcaATATTGTGAATTATAAAGCTCTACTTTGTATAAAGCCATATTTTTTTAGGGACGTAGGTGTGACATGGAACTAATGAATGACGACTTCAATAATTTTTTCTGGACTCTGTATATTTAACCATCTCTAGAACTCTGGAAAATGAGGATTCCTTTTACTGTGGTTTacttcaaatacattttaattacagTTCTCTGAATTAATGAACATTGTCTTTACTCATAAATGCCATGTTGGGCAATatcaatggaattttaaaaaataatgtaaacgTCTGGTTTAATATTATTTGAGTGCAATAAAATACAGaaggattctttaaaaaaaaaaaaaagagtagatgttGCGCTGGGCCCTGTTggatcaaacctgtaatcccagcaactcaggagcgtgagatctgaggatcagggttccaagccagccaggacaggaaagtctgagagactatctccaaggaacctcaagaaaaccagaagtggtgctgtggttcaagaggtagatcactagacttgagctgaagagctcagggacagtacccaggttcagagttcaagcctgtgactgacaaaaataaaaaattaaaataaagggctgggaatatggcctagtggcaagagcgcttgcctcgtacacatgaagccctgggtctgattccccagcaccacatacacagaaaatggccagaagtggcgctgtggctcaagtagcagagtgctagccttgagcaaaaagaagccagggacagtgctcaggccctgagttcaagccccaggactggcaaaaaaataataataaataaattaaaattaaaaagaattgtgAAAAGTAACTGCTGAGGCTTAGGGATTTGAAACTCTGAGGCCCAGGTTTGTGAATCAGGTTATCTACCAggcttgattatttttgagagagggccTCTCTTGTACATGAGCTGGCCTAGATCCTCCTGTTTGTCCTTGCTTCTGTTACTGAGAACACAGCATATCCCTCTGGATTGAAGCAGTTTCCAGACAGACTCTAGGGTGTGAGCCGGTCTTGAAACACAATCTCCCAAATCTACTTCCCATGTGGTTAATGTGACAGACTTGATTCACTAAACCTTGCTAGATTTGGGTTTTGACATTGGCATTCAGAAGAGTTTGGCCAGTGATTCTCCTCTTGTGGATTATCTATTTCTACATTTATTGTCAACCTTCTCTTGAGTTGATGAAAGCAGTATGGTTGTGCACCTTTGTGTTTATTCTCCAAAATAAAATCTGCAATATCGATattagaaaatgttcatttttctaaatgtaCATCATTTTAGGACAGCTGCCATCAAAGAGGAATCAACATAAAAATTGAGCGATAttataaatgtaagaaatatacttaaaaatcattagagaggactgggaatgtggcttaacggtagagtgcttgcctagcatgcatgaagtcctgggttcaattcctcagtaccacatacacagaaaaagctggaaatggcactgtgactcaagtggtagagtgctagtcttgagcaaaaagccagggtcagtactcaagccctgagttcaagccccaggactggccaaagaaaaaaaatcattagagaaattGGTATTGGGGAGGATGAAAACACACTAAGACTATGTGGTAAGTAAATTGGAACTAGACCATTCAAAGGGCAGCATTGAGAAAGTCAACATGGACGTACTTCTGCAGCAACAGTTCAGGTTTCCCATCTTGCAGTAGTGTAGGTATCCCTCTGAGAGCACCTCAACTCTGCCTCTGCTAGGAAGCTCAAAGCAGACTGACAGTTGGCTTGGAAGGCATCCCCACATCCCTACGGTGACAGGCCCTCGTAGAATGCTCACCATCAGCCGCTGACACACGGCAGCTGGCCATAGGACAGTACAGGTTTTGATTCAAATCTGAATTATCAGACACATagatacagagttcaagccccaggaccaactcaTGTCTTCGTGACATACTAGAGAGTCTCACCCTTTTATTGGGATGAGACATTTTAGCTCCAGGAAAGACTTTGCCCTCTTAAGTCCAGAAAAACCTATCACTTCATTTCCTGTCCTTTATACCCTCAAGTAATTGAATAGATTCTTTTgactcactcttgccactaggccatatccccagcctcactggGATTTTAATATTGTGGATTCCACAAACTAGAAACCTGGTCTGATTTCTATATTGAGCAATCAAAAAGACTCTGAAATCAAGAATTTGCTTTGTAGAATAAGACTGAAACAATAGCATTTGGTCAGCTCAACCGGATCCTCCtttaagcaccagccttaagctgtTTTCCTGGACAAAACTTTAGTCTGCATGAccatgacagaaataaaatagcCCCAGAAGCCCCTATAGCTTCAGGCAGCTGCCAATGATCCAGATTGTCCCTTCATGTTTCCTTTAATCTGTTGGAGAAGAACAGGTTCTAGGATCCCCTCACATTTCCTTTCAGAACTATACCCTTATCTTACTGGCTCAAGTCCAGATTTACAATGAGAATCTGAGAAGTCAGGAGTATATTTCATATAGCATATAATAACCAAATTACATTTTTGGGAGAGGGAAAGTCCTAAACACTTCTAGAATATGTACCaatgaaaacttcattttataatcattatgattattattaggaGGAGGAGTATCATTAAGTAGTGgggcaaaggagtttccatttgatcaagaagtttatgaatacaataccaatattttcaatgccacccctttcaatattctgaaccatccctcctctactcacccttcctctcactcttcttatatatatatttttatttttgcccatcctggggcttgaactcagcgcttgggcactgtccctggcttcttcttgctcaaggctagcactctaccacttgagccacagcaccacttctggcttgttctgtttatgtggtgctgaagaatcgaattcaggacttcatgtaagcattctactgctaagccacattcccagccttaaaagAGATTCTTTTAGTTGCTAAACTATACTGTGTATATAGCAACTGTTAGGCCCAACAGCATGAATTGTGATCCAATCTGAAAGTTCTGTGACATATTGTTACTATGGTGATGTgatcatatacatattttcctgGTACTGAATGTCACTGTCTCTGTTGAGTTGTtaaagctcaagtagcagagactTTTTTGTAGCAGATTGGTTTCATTGCCATAATTTTACTATAGGAAACTTAATTTGCTGCGGAAATGGTATGTCAGTATTTCCCATTCAGTGTTGTCCCTTCAATTGGATTAGTTAATGTCTCAAAATACTACTCTAAAAAGTTTCTCTGAATTATAACAGaaagttaaaattgtattttagtattatttcattattcagtTCATGTATTTGAATCTTCTATCCAATACCTTGTCTTTAATCATTTCTTCATTAATAATATACATTAATTCCCAATACAAACTGCACTAGTGAAGTTTTcccaaatatttcaaaaagtaaaaatgacaaactactttattttgtgctgctcagggactgggtgctgtccttgtgctgcttttgctcaaggctagtgctctatcaattgagctacagctacattgctggctttttggtagtttattggcgacaagagtctcacagaccttattgagactggcttcaaactatgatccttagaacagcctcctcagtagctaggattacagatgtctaggccactagcacctggaaatAGCCTTTTCTAATGCAGGCTTCCACATAATTTAGATTCCATAAATTGCAATAATTAATTTCAGCAAATTGGTATGGATACAGTGGGAGGGGTCATTTTGAGACTTTGGACACAACAGAGCATGCCTGTTTTGTGTTCTAGTTCTTCCTAAAGAAGAATCAGCAATCCAACAGGGAGAGGTAAGATGACCTTTCTTAGCTTGAGATACGAAAGTTACtaccatattttaaatgttttcattaacataatatataagaATAGGAACGGTTGTACATTTACTATGGTAAGAGCATTAGGAATCTTGTCATACAATCCTCTTCTAATTAGTGTAAAGAAAAATGTAGATATGAAGTTAGGATCACATTAAGAggccttttcacttgaaaaaaaaagtcttgttcttatttcaggttaagtgttttatctttttgttgttgtttgccagtcctgggtcttgaactcagggcctgggcactgtccctgagctgcttttgctcaaggctagtgctctgccacttgagccataacgctACTTCTAGCCTAttctgtgtgtggtactgaggaatcgaacccagggctttatgcatgctaggcaagcactctaccactaagctacattcccagccaagagttTCATCATTTTCACTCAAATGTTTTCAGATAGAATAACCATAAAAAGTGTTAGCCTTTGTTAGAAGTAGCTCAGCGTGTTTGGAGTGTAGCCTAGGAATAAAGCACTCAAAAGGGACTCCACTTCTACAGAAGGATGCACCATCAGTTCCAAATCTACAGAAGGATGCACCATCAGCTCCAGATCTGGCAAGTGACCCTAACACAGTGGGCCTAATACAGCagggcctgcccctctgctcagattggctgagctcagctcCATCTGTAAAGGATGCTATGCCTCAAATAACAGTAggccacaaaaactcaaggagatTCAAACAGGATGTCTTCATGAATGTGCACCTTTAAAGAGATGTAACCAAAATGTAACTACCAAGGGCCAAGCCACCTAGCCaaacattttagaaagaaaacataataatTCCCACAAGATTAATAGAAAGGAATCCAATTAGTTGGATAGAAAAGACACATGTTTTCCATAGATGCCCTCTACTATTGCTTCTGGGGCTTTGGTGATTTGACCTTgttccccttttttcctttctctcttccttccttccttcgttcctttcttgctttctttctttttctttcttcctttcttcctttctttctctttctttctttctttctttctctctttctttctttcttttgtctttgtgtctttcttcctttctctctctcttttgtggaagctctggggcttgaactcagggcatggctactttgtttcagtttcttccttccccccacaagattaacaggctctactacttgagtcatagctcaacttctgtctgggtttttttttttttttttttttttttttttttttggtggttaaaaggagataagagttccatggaaagcctcaggcactagggacaggcttgaaatctgaggattgtggttcaaagccagcctgtgcaggaaagcccatgagactcttatctctaaccaccaacaagacagaaagtagtagagctttactcATGCACCAAacaccctaatttcaagcccaccccaggcactcactaaaaaatgtctcatggagtttcctgcccaggctggcttcgaaccgcaatcctcagatttcagcaacttgagtaggtaggattacaggtttgagccataatttaaaaatctttaaatgcctctctcttttatcatcttccttttaatctattttattgttctttttttttctcttcttctccttctttaggtcagttcctgtggcctgatgttagaacatagccaCTTACTCtctggttttttggggtttttttgccttgtttttcgATTTGAAAttagcagactctacaacttgagcaccaggtcaaccactgttttgtttttattcttttgctagggcttgaaatctgtaCCTCATCACTGTTAgagctggtgatttttgttttgcttttgttgttatgtttaattcaaagaaggtgtacaagtagagccacaattggattgctgggatgttttgttacttttttttttttaatacagtcctAACAGGCTtcattccttgagccacagctccacttctgccagtctgccaatcttttcttctttctttctttctttctttctttctttctttctttctttctttctttctttctttcttatctctctctctctctctctctctctctctctctctctctctctctctctctctcttttgtggaagctctggggcttgaactggggcatgGATACtttgtgggttgttgttgttgttgttgtattggccagtcctggggcttggactcagggcctgagctctgtccctggcttctttttgctcaaggctagcactctgccacttgagtcacagcgccacttctggccattttctatatatgtggtggctggggaattgaacccagggcctcatgtataaggggcaagcactcttgccactaggccatatccccagccccacatggatactttgtttcagtttcttttttcccccacaaggttaacaggttctactacttgagtcacagctcaacttctgtccttttttttctttttggtggttaataggaaataagagttccatggaaagcCTTGGGCACTAgggacaggcttgaaatctgaggattgtggttcaaagccagcctgtgcaggaaagtccatgagactcttatctctaaccactaacaagacagaaagtagtagagctttactcATGAGCATAGCACCCTAAGTGCAAGCCCACCTCCGGCACTCACTAAAaattgtcttatggactttcccctccaggctggcttcaaaccgcaatcctcagatttcagtgacctgagctggtaggattacaggtttgagccatgatTTTAAAACTTCTGATTGGCTCCTCTCTTtgacttccttttcatttatttattgttttttttaaacttctttttaattcttttttttctttattgtcaaagtaatgtacagaggggttacagtttcatacgtaaggaagtgcgtccatttttgttttgttttgttttttgttgccagtcctggggcttgaactcagggcctgatcactgtccctagcttctttttgctcaaggctagcactcggtgacttgagccacagcaccacttctggctttttctatgtatatggtgctgaggaatcgaacacagggcttcatgcatgctaagcaagcattctaccactaagtcacattcccagcccttcacttgaTCATGAGaagcactcatttctttttttttttttttcttttttctttttgccagtcctggggcttggactgatagCTTTGGAGCACCGTCACCACCAGGGGTTGTGAACACAACCCAAATTCCTGACCCTGAAGAGTCTGCTTTCCAGAGATCTAAGCATCCAACCAAGAGATTCCAGCACTGTGGCAATCTTGACCCCAATAGAAAGTGTAGAAGCCAGGATGGTAGGTGAACTGTGATTTCTTCCTGACATTACCCTAGAAGGATGCACCCCAGAATCTCTGGGAGGGACAGAAGCTGGGATACTGAAGACATGGTATTTTCCCTCCACCCTCAGGGACAACCCAAGTCGACCTCCCACTGCCTTGAGCATTCTCATAGCTTTACCTTTGTCCACCTCTAGGTCATCTGTCCTCACCATAATAAGCACAGTGGTAAGTGTgcattttttcctgcttctttgtaaccatcttatccttccttctcttttctatccTCTCCATGAATGTTCAAGTTCatgtactttttttcctttcagtttacCAGCTCT is part of the Perognathus longimembris pacificus isolate PPM17 chromosome 25, ASM2315922v1, whole genome shotgun sequence genome and harbors:
- the LOC125341799 gene encoding LOW QUALITY PROTEIN: aspartyl/asparaginyl beta-hydroxylase-like (The sequence of the model RefSeq protein was modified relative to this genomic sequence to represent the inferred CDS: inserted 1 base in 1 codon) translates to MYILLQQLFKFPISQQSATTRQKGLETAELGGAGEKRDGDTPLALAPRKNARGRGGSSGGSGAXGSSSSTGSSGGSSSSGARREGKHGGLKNGRKGGLSGSSFFTWFMVIALLGVWASVAVVWFDLVDYEEVLGKLGVYDADGDGDFDVDDAKVLLGLKERSASEPTFPPEEAEPHDEPEVQAPGGSEPQNIEDEIKEQIRSLLHETVHTEHEDLQLDADGLAGEPRPEDEDVLPAADVTERGQTLEPGTLYEEIQDKFSVEQTVLQDHHQDMEERMHNQEIPDLSEPVVEDDRLSPTADDVPYQDESAHEPSESEKIEMADNAVEDSNIVPEEVSAPSVEEDQQEVAPET